A single genomic interval of Mucilaginibacter boryungensis harbors:
- a CDS encoding fasciclin domain-containing protein yields the protein MKKLTNRLALITLIPVLALALMTCLNSCKRDHLTLTTTSVVNIYTYLGENNQYSMFKQIVDKAGYASFLDTYGTYTLFAPNNDGVTAYLKAAGKSSIDNIDAATAKNLVSIALINDTIATQYFTDGKMRSPSTNGQYLIAGAKNTNGVTTTVINKQANLVIGNTRVGNGIIHTIDFVLTPATLTLAQTIEQNSKYSIFTAALKATGFYDTINVAASANTNANRKYLTVIAQTDSTFKAAGFADFNALKARYSTKGDPRNHADSLWLFVAYRVWPELSYLSDIASTDTHNTLAPLEITTSDLVGQTVLLNNDTFNGVLEPGQVLYRPASDISATNGVLHNVLTNYAIKVRLPSPVYFDVANQPEIVRTPGLYRQPGKSSVPFLQGSLANVTIVPGSTTATTKDYAVMYSTTTAVPSASQWYYNQDYLTIGTRFRTGNNGLNVQAITFKTPVIVKGRYKIWVDYVRQGTGQVVPVTFDGQGMPNTFNPNDGLNEAETERQAEARGFKSYTDSPLTPSTNTSAGYNGFVGRLLGVVDIPTTDRHSITFTATAASGASATLVLDVIEFRPVDMDQLHPRLGRAGVLVP from the coding sequence ATGAAGAAGTTAACAAATAGGCTTGCCTTAATAACACTGATACCAGTGTTAGCCCTAGCATTGATGACCTGTTTAAACAGCTGTAAGCGCGACCACCTTACGCTAACTACTACCAGTGTAGTGAACATATACACTTATTTGGGAGAGAACAACCAGTACTCTATGTTTAAACAAATTGTAGACAAGGCGGGCTACGCCAGTTTTTTGGACACTTATGGTACGTATACCTTATTTGCACCAAATAACGATGGCGTGACAGCCTACCTAAAAGCTGCAGGTAAAAGCAGTATAGATAATATTGACGCCGCTACGGCAAAAAACCTGGTAAGTATTGCGCTAATAAACGATACTATTGCGACACAGTATTTTACCGATGGAAAAATGCGGTCGCCAAGTACAAATGGGCAATATTTAATAGCTGGCGCCAAAAACACAAATGGTGTTACTACAACAGTTATAAATAAACAGGCAAACCTGGTAATTGGCAATACCAGGGTGGGTAACGGAATTATACATACTATTGATTTTGTGCTTACGCCGGCTACATTAACTTTAGCCCAAACTATTGAGCAAAATTCAAAATACAGCATATTCACAGCAGCATTAAAGGCTACCGGCTTTTATGACACTATAAATGTAGCGGCGTCAGCAAATACTAATGCCAACCGAAAATATTTAACGGTAATTGCGCAAACAGACAGCACTTTTAAAGCAGCAGGTTTTGCAGACTTTAATGCCCTGAAAGCCAGGTATTCCACTAAAGGCGACCCACGCAACCATGCGGATAGTCTGTGGTTATTTGTAGCTTATCGCGTTTGGCCTGAGTTATCTTACCTCTCTGATATTGCAAGTACCGATACGCATAACACGCTCGCCCCACTTGAAATCACAACCAGCGATCTGGTAGGCCAAACCGTATTGTTGAACAATGATACATTTAATGGTGTATTAGAGCCGGGCCAGGTATTATACCGCCCTGCAAGCGATATTTCGGCTACCAATGGTGTATTGCACAATGTACTAACAAATTATGCTATAAAGGTGCGTCTGCCGTCGCCCGTTTATTTTGATGTGGCTAATCAGCCCGAAATTGTACGTACCCCGGGCTTATACAGGCAACCTGGCAAAAGTTCGGTACCTTTTTTACAGGGATCGTTAGCGAATGTTACCATTGTTCCTGGCTCGACAACAGCAACGACTAAAGACTATGCTGTAATGTATAGCACAACTACAGCTGTGCCTTCAGCGTCCCAATGGTACTATAATCAGGATTATTTAACCATAGGCACACGTTTCAGAACCGGAAATAATGGTTTGAATGTGCAGGCTATTACGTTTAAAACCCCCGTTATAGTTAAAGGCCGCTACAAAATATGGGTTGATTATGTAAGGCAGGGAACCGGACAGGTAGTCCCCGTAACATTTGACGGTCAGGGGATGCCTAACACTTTTAATCCAAATGATGGATTAAATGAAGCTGAAACAGAACGCCAGGCCGAAGCGCGCGGATTTAAAAGCTATACAGACTCACCGCTTACACCTTCAACCAATACTTCAGCCGGTTACAACGGCTTTGTTGGAAGGCTGCTTGGTGTAGTTGATATACCAACTACCGATAGGCATAGTATTACTTTTACTGCAACAGCTGCTTCAGGCGCTTCAGCAACCTTAGTTTTAGATGTAATTGAGTTTAGACCAGTAGATATGGATCAGTTGCACCCAAGATTAGGGCGTGCGGGCGTGTTGGTTCCATAA
- a CDS encoding fasciclin domain-containing protein → MSHFKYKYLFIGLLLVVVASACKKQWDQRNAITDQQLNVNLLQQIQANPNLSTFAGYLAKIGYDKLLSSTKTFTVWAPTNAALQGIDPAIVSDTARLHKFVANHIANQTYLTGNIQGSLRVRNLNGKNLTFTTTTVEDANITLANQYVNNGVLHIIDKALPVKMNISEFVRGLTTVGLLQQAYVLRQDTSFIDTSKATVASIDPKTGKPILVAGTGVVTQNKYFNKTGALANEDSLYTYFVLTDNAYNAERAKVSKYFATVTNSTDTTMNLLSAFNVLKDVVVRGVYTSANLPATLKSVNGVTVPIDKTAIVQTFNASNGIVYVMSSMNFNVAEKITPIIIQGESASFFTRTDQGGKIAIRARKELDGTTVYRDLLISGSGLPASFFAGYKLSNLNTCQYKVIIRAVNDTLFTKVPMNTTNPALNQSISERVMFGQITAAPVVAGNVTPTTAVNFPYTSITPYNYNELTLTNATTGTVTANSTLNMANGTLNVTKYSSIFMYVQGAATTAANTNDVLVDYIKLIPVLQ, encoded by the coding sequence ATGAGTCATTTTAAATATAAATATCTCTTTATCGGCTTGTTGCTTGTAGTAGTAGCATCGGCATGTAAAAAACAATGGGACCAGCGGAACGCGATAACAGATCAGCAGTTAAATGTGAATTTGCTTCAACAAATTCAAGCTAACCCTAATCTGAGCACATTTGCAGGATACCTGGCAAAAATTGGTTACGATAAATTATTATCATCAACCAAAACTTTCACTGTATGGGCACCTACTAACGCGGCGCTTCAGGGGATAGATCCGGCTATTGTTTCGGATACAGCCAGGTTACATAAGTTTGTAGCAAATCATATAGCAAATCAAACCTATCTTACAGGTAATATACAAGGTTCGTTAAGGGTACGTAACTTAAATGGCAAAAACTTAACATTTACAACTACTACTGTTGAGGACGCAAACATTACACTTGCTAATCAATATGTAAACAATGGGGTGTTACATATAATTGATAAGGCGTTGCCTGTTAAAATGAATATTTCGGAATTCGTTAGGGGCCTAACCACTGTAGGCTTGTTGCAACAAGCATATGTACTGCGCCAGGATACATCTTTTATTGATACATCTAAGGCTACGGTAGCCAGTATTGACCCCAAAACCGGAAAACCAATCCTGGTGGCTGGTACAGGTGTGGTAACACAAAATAAATACTTTAATAAAACTGGTGCTCTCGCTAATGAGGATAGCCTTTATACCTACTTTGTTTTAACTGATAACGCCTATAATGCAGAGCGGGCTAAGGTTAGTAAATACTTTGCTACCGTAACAAATTCAACAGATACTACCATGAATTTGCTTTCGGCATTCAACGTACTTAAAGATGTAGTGGTGCGCGGCGTATACACATCGGCTAATTTACCCGCCACCCTTAAATCAGTTAACGGGGTAACCGTACCAATAGATAAAACTGCTATTGTACAAACCTTCAATGCAAGTAACGGGATTGTATACGTAATGAGTAGTATGAACTTCAATGTTGCTGAAAAAATTACGCCGATAATTATACAAGGTGAAAGCGCTTCCTTCTTCACCCGTACCGACCAGGGGGGTAAAATTGCCATACGGGCAAGAAAAGAACTGGATGGCACTACAGTGTACCGCGACCTGTTAATATCCGGATCGGGTTTACCAGCAAGCTTTTTTGCCGGGTATAAATTAAGCAACCTAAATACTTGCCAGTATAAAGTGATTATACGTGCTGTTAACGATACTTTATTTACTAAAGTGCCTATGAACACTACAAACCCGGCCCTAAATCAAAGTATCTCTGAAAGGGTGATGTTTGGGCAAATTACTGCTGCGCCTGTAGTTGCGGGGAATGTTACACCTACTACAGCAGTAAACTTCCCATATACATCTATAACACCATATAACTATAATGAACTTACCTTAACCAATGCTACAACAGGTACGGTTACGGCAAATTCAACCCTTAATATGGCTAATGGCACGTTGAATGTCACTAAATATAGCTCCATATTTATGTATGTGCAAGGAGCGGCAACAACAGCTGCCAACACAAACGACGTACTTGTAGATTACATTAAACTGATACCTGTATTACAATAA
- a CDS encoding fasciclin domain-containing protein: MLCLILVFGGCRKKAFDEYYGRPDNLQPPIYQVLQQRGNFTTLLAVIDKSGYKPTLSAAGYWTFFAPNDAAFQKYFTANNLTLDKIDSVTARKIVTYALVYNAFQTDHLSDYQSGAGWVPGAAFKRRTAYYDSFYTGPGPEGPNTVLISQNRNAATYQFGDNNNKYIPYFTSAFFASAKLTASDYNYFFPGTTFSGFNVVNGTVVNKDILAENGVIHEIDQVVLPLPSLEQKLATNSQYSVFKNLYDQFMIGYSANADITSRYNVLTGKSDKVYVKFYSALLSYAPNNENFLKLDDNDGQQNGYSMFAPTNDALTPYLNTVILEFYKDIKNLPPNIIADLLNAHMWTSIVWPSKFNTTANSLGEPARFNASADVVEKQFCSNGVFYGVSQVQKANVFSTVYARAYLDPAYSIMTRLLNDFLKTQVTSPTLKYTVFMMSDATLNALGYGFNTTTSNYTFTQNGSTTSGATPKAALQRILNLNIVPTPNGELNSLAGDGIAETNGGEYIRWHNNTVSSGRTVELGQTLTVVDSRTYSNGKVYFLNSGLLDAPTKTIAADIAANAGTSTAQGPYYDFYQYLINSTAYSAAAGEINNIQLGGNYTVFIPTQAAMKQAVVDGFLPGTTTIVGGVKTFASFTTNPTTTADKDLVARFIYFHILNGITIAPDGKKGVNGTPFPTLLKDSQGNTLNLITFNQPNNLKIQDNQVRTATVTPPNNNSYFPATSNYLGNRALLHQIDNYLRYNY; the protein is encoded by the coding sequence TTGCTTTGTCTTATACTTGTTTTTGGAGGGTGCCGTAAAAAAGCATTCGACGAGTATTACGGTAGGCCTGATAACTTACAACCGCCTATTTACCAGGTATTACAGCAACGGGGTAATTTTACTACCTTATTAGCAGTTATAGACAAATCGGGCTACAAGCCGACGCTAAGTGCAGCCGGTTACTGGACTTTCTTTGCTCCCAACGACGCCGCATTTCAAAAGTATTTTACGGCCAATAATCTTACACTTGATAAGATAGACTCGGTAACGGCACGTAAAATCGTCACCTATGCTTTAGTATATAATGCCTTCCAAACAGACCATTTATCCGATTATCAATCGGGGGCTGGTTGGGTACCAGGGGCGGCATTTAAGCGCCGTACCGCTTATTATGATAGCTTTTATACAGGCCCGGGCCCTGAAGGCCCTAATACAGTGTTAATTTCGCAAAACCGGAATGCTGCCACTTATCAGTTTGGCGATAACAATAATAAATATATCCCTTATTTTACTTCAGCCTTTTTTGCTTCGGCTAAGTTAACCGCGTCCGACTATAACTATTTTTTCCCGGGTACTACTTTCAGCGGTTTTAATGTAGTAAACGGTACAGTAGTAAATAAAGATATACTGGCCGAGAACGGTGTAATACACGAAATAGATCAAGTGGTTTTACCCCTGCCAAGTTTGGAGCAAAAACTGGCTACCAATTCTCAATACAGTGTTTTCAAGAACCTGTACGATCAATTTATGATAGGATACTCTGCTAATGCAGATATCACCAGCCGTTATAATGTGTTAACGGGCAAAAGCGATAAGGTTTATGTGAAGTTTTATAGTGCCCTGCTATCTTATGCCCCCAATAATGAAAACTTCTTAAAATTGGATGATAATGACGGGCAGCAAAACGGCTATTCTATGTTTGCTCCTACAAACGACGCCCTGACACCGTATTTGAATACCGTAATACTTGAATTCTATAAAGACATTAAGAATTTGCCACCTAACATAATTGCCGATTTGCTTAACGCGCATATGTGGACTTCAATAGTATGGCCAAGTAAATTTAACACAACTGCAAATTCATTAGGCGAACCAGCACGTTTTAACGCATCTGCCGATGTTGTAGAGAAGCAATTTTGCAGTAATGGTGTGTTTTACGGGGTCAGCCAAGTGCAAAAAGCCAACGTGTTTAGCACTGTTTACGCAAGGGCATACCTTGATCCGGCATATTCTATCATGACCAGATTATTGAACGATTTTTTAAAAACACAGGTTACCAGCCCTACTTTAAAGTACACTGTTTTCATGATGTCGGATGCGACACTTAATGCCCTGGGATATGGTTTCAATACAACAACTTCAAATTATACATTTACCCAAAATGGTTCAACTACCAGCGGGGCAACCCCAAAGGCAGCTTTGCAGCGTATTTTGAACTTGAATATAGTGCCAACACCCAATGGTGAACTCAATAGCCTGGCCGGTGATGGCATAGCCGAGACCAACGGCGGGGAATACATCCGCTGGCATAATAACACCGTATCTTCCGGTCGTACGGTTGAATTAGGGCAAACGCTAACTGTTGTAGATTCGCGAACCTACAGCAACGGTAAGGTTTACTTTCTGAATAGTGGCTTGCTTGACGCCCCGACTAAAACTATTGCTGCCGATATTGCTGCTAACGCCGGAACCTCAACAGCGCAAGGGCCTTACTATGATTTTTATCAGTACCTGATCAACTCGACAGCTTACAGTGCAGCTGCGGGAGAGATTAATAATATACAATTGGGTGGTAACTATACAGTATTTATTCCAACTCAGGCAGCTATGAAGCAGGCAGTAGTTGATGGATTTTTACCTGGTACAACAACCATAGTAGGAGGGGTAAAAACATTTGCATCATTCACCACCAATCCCACTACAACTGCCGATAAGGACTTAGTAGCGCGTTTTATTTATTTCCATATACTAAATGGCATAACCATAGCGCCTGACGGTAAAAAAGGTGTTAATGGTACTCCTTTCCCTACTTTGTTGAAAGACTCCCAGGGAAATACACTTAACCTGATCACTTTCAACCAACCAAATAATTTGAAGATACAGGATAACCAGGTTCGCACAGCTACGGTTACCCCGCCTAATAACAACAGTTACTTCCCGGCCACCAGTAATTACCTGGGTAACCGCGCACTGTTGCATCAAATTGATAATTACTTAAGATACAATTACTAA
- a CDS encoding RagB/SusD family nutrient uptake outer membrane protein — protein sequence MLKNKIYKAVVMVLVAISFCSCHKYLELRPQNGITSDQYWQTKEQVQSAVIGIYSGLINAQGGKMPAELFFVWGETRADFVIPGPGISNDENNIISDNILPTNGYVSWGSIYRVINLCNNVLDNAPGVIQRDQTLTQASLNSFMAEAYTIRSLMYFYLVRSFGDVPLKLKTTASDDDLQQLAKTSQKDILTQIVADLKTAEGFAVASYGDNASDRGRITKFTVNALQADVYLWMDNYTDCIAACDKIINSGKYGLVSGDAGWFNTLYVKGNSAEGIFELQFDQQALNPYFNMFSTTVRPRYLANPLIVDNFYTLDPIDPTNVDIRGIDVAIHVADQAIYKYIALNPTTLRTTDGSYAHWICYRYADILLMKAEACINSSRGQDALDLINQVRTRAHALPGSALSPAATDVNGMTDYLMAERAREFAFEGKRWYDLLRNAKRNNFARLDILTSAAITSVPAISQQSALNKLKDPNSLYFPIPQTEIQNDPNLVQNPFYK from the coding sequence ATGTTAAAAAACAAAATATATAAAGCAGTGGTGATGGTTTTAGTGGCCATATCATTCTGCTCGTGCCATAAATACCTGGAGCTTCGCCCCCAAAACGGCATCACCAGCGACCAGTACTGGCAAACTAAAGAGCAAGTACAATCGGCCGTAATTGGTATCTACAGCGGCCTTATTAATGCGCAGGGAGGTAAAATGCCGGCTGAATTATTTTTTGTGTGGGGCGAAACCCGTGCAGACTTTGTAATTCCAGGTCCTGGTATCTCCAATGATGAAAATAATATTATTAGCGATAATATATTACCAACTAACGGCTATGTAAGCTGGGGATCAATCTACCGTGTTATTAATTTGTGTAATAATGTGCTTGATAATGCACCGGGTGTAATACAAAGAGACCAAACACTTACACAGGCCTCACTTAATTCTTTCATGGCCGAAGCATATACTATACGCTCATTAATGTACTTTTATCTGGTAAGGTCGTTTGGCGATGTCCCTCTGAAGTTAAAAACAACTGCCAGTGATGATGATTTACAACAATTAGCTAAAACATCTCAAAAAGATATTCTGACCCAAATTGTTGCTGATTTAAAAACAGCGGAAGGATTTGCGGTAGCCAGCTATGGTGATAATGCATCGGATAGGGGGCGTATTACTAAATTTACAGTAAACGCATTACAAGCCGATGTATACTTATGGATGGACAATTATACCGATTGTATCGCTGCCTGCGATAAAATAATCAATTCGGGCAAATACGGCCTTGTATCAGGTGATGCGGGTTGGTTTAATACATTATACGTTAAAGGTAACTCTGCCGAAGGTATTTTTGAGCTACAGTTCGATCAGCAGGCGCTGAACCCGTATTTCAACATGTTCTCTACAACGGTAAGGCCCCGTTACCTGGCTAATCCATTAATAGTGGATAACTTTTATACACTTGATCCGATTGACCCGACAAATGTAGATATACGTGGTATTGACGTGGCTATACACGTGGCTGACCAGGCTATTTACAAATACATAGCGTTAAACCCTACCACGCTTCGTACTACAGATGGATCATATGCTCATTGGATATGTTACCGGTACGCTGATATTTTGTTAATGAAAGCTGAAGCTTGTATTAATTCCAGCCGCGGCCAGGACGCTCTTGACCTGATTAATCAGGTACGTACACGCGCGCATGCTTTGCCAGGCTCGGCCCTTTCACCTGCAGCAACAGACGTAAACGGTATGACTGATTACTTAATGGCTGAACGTGCAAGGGAATTTGCTTTTGAGGGTAAAAGATGGTATGATTTACTGCGAAACGCTAAACGAAATAATTTCGCCCGGCTTGATATTCTTACCAGTGCTGCCATCACAAGTGTTCCGGCAATATCACAACAATCGGCTTTAAACAAACTGAAGGACCCGAACAGTCTGTATTTCCCTATACCACAAACCGAGATACAGAACGATCCGAACCTGGTTCAAAATCCCTTCTATAAATAA
- a CDS encoding SusC/RagA family TonB-linked outer membrane protein — MRRIFIPVFYAVVLWCIFALSSAQAQTTTEKVLIKGRVIDAKDKLPVIGATVIEQDNDKRTIVGQATDIDGNFALKISDVSHKLVISIIGYKSRIFDIGTRRVFNVTLEGSANDISEVQIVAHARTGNGTGLTIDKRDQTTSTVTLNAKDVEELQATTIDQAIQGRLPGVDIVSNSGDPGAGMSIKIRGTSSINGVSNPLIVVDGVPFDTQVPTDFNFATADNNQYADLLSIAPSDIQTISILKDAAATAVWGSRAANGVLIITTKRGVKGSPTISYTFKGTLTQQPSGIPLLTGDQYSTFIPEMVMNVTGAPLNTQTVREFSYDKSDPYYFYNYGQNTNWLKAISQTGYVMDHNLSITGGGDKARYFASVGYNDQKGTTIGTGLNRLNTRLNLDYIVSNKIHFTTFVAYAHTNTQYDYAFASNGSGFDGVRAIAATKMPNMSIYEYDQYGHLTPNFFSPASNIQGQYVVSTSTPSASYAGTYNPVAMATAALNNLIGDRITPHFQLVYNISGAWTATSDVVFDINNQRQAKFLPQIATGRPFTETAVNRASNSDFDTYSVSTKTNILFNPELGEKHSFTGLISLQSEDDKSYTQGQLISNTASSTSTDASVPGRTTNTDLSLTSGVAQTRTVAALINGQYKYLDRYIINVALREDGNSRFGESERYGFFPAVSARWRLSGEPFMKKYDKWLDEFSFRGSYGHSGNPPNKDYLFYSVYTNTPNNYLGLSGLYPNSIQLNNLRWEDLVGIDAGVNIIMFKNRLNIDLDLYRNRTNNLLTPNLSLATYTGYSSVALNVGTLDNQGFELSIFSTPYKSRKLQVDFNFNISQNLNTLRSISPYYATSSGDVTTNGHYLSVLQLNNPLGSFYGYKFKGVYTNADATIARDANGGKIVSPDGTPVQMRFNYPKVDYKFQPGDAIYEDINHDGNINYQDVVYLGNGNPKFTGGFGPTVTWGGRITLQAFFNYRLGGQIINGTKMQTTNEYSYDNQSSAVLRRWRTPGDNTDIPRALFNYGYNWLGSDRYVESGTFLRFRSITARYNFDKALASRIKAKNLSVYLTAENLLTFTHYTGQDPEVSTSGVGIFSQVVDNSTTPPLKQVTFGLSASF; from the coding sequence ATGAGAAGAATTTTTATTCCTGTTTTTTATGCGGTTGTACTTTGGTGCATATTTGCCCTTAGTAGTGCACAGGCACAAACAACAACCGAAAAGGTTCTGATAAAGGGCCGCGTTATTGATGCAAAAGACAAGCTTCCGGTTATAGGCGCTACTGTTATTGAGCAAGATAATGACAAACGTACCATTGTAGGCCAAGCCACCGATATTGACGGTAACTTTGCACTAAAAATAAGCGATGTTAGCCACAAACTGGTAATATCAATTATAGGTTATAAAAGCCGCATTTTCGATATTGGTACACGTCGTGTATTCAATGTTACACTTGAGGGTAGCGCTAACGATATAAGCGAGGTGCAGATTGTAGCCCATGCCCGCACAGGAAATGGCACAGGCTTAACCATTGATAAGCGAGATCAAACCACATCTACAGTTACCCTAAATGCTAAAGATGTGGAGGAACTGCAGGCAACTACAATTGACCAGGCCATACAAGGCCGTTTACCGGGGGTAGACATTGTGTCTAATTCAGGAGACCCGGGTGCAGGTATGTCTATCAAAATCAGGGGTACATCATCCATCAATGGTGTCAGCAACCCGTTGATAGTGGTGGATGGCGTACCGTTTGACACCCAAGTGCCAACCGATTTCAACTTCGCAACAGCTGATAATAACCAATATGCAGACCTGTTATCAATAGCCCCATCTGATATTCAGACCATATCTATATTAAAAGATGCGGCGGCCACCGCGGTATGGGGTTCGCGCGCTGCCAATGGTGTGTTAATTATTACAACGAAACGCGGTGTAAAAGGCTCGCCAACTATATCTTATACCTTTAAAGGTACACTAACACAACAACCAAGTGGTATCCCGCTGTTAACCGGCGACCAATATTCAACCTTTATACCCGAAATGGTAATGAACGTTACCGGTGCACCACTTAATACACAAACAGTAAGGGAGTTTTCTTATGATAAGAGCGACCCTTATTATTTTTACAATTATGGCCAAAACACTAATTGGCTAAAAGCTATTTCGCAAACTGGTTATGTAATGGATCATAACTTATCTATTACAGGTGGGGGCGATAAAGCCAGATATTTTGCTTCAGTAGGTTATAACGACCAAAAGGGTACTACTATCGGCACCGGCTTAAACCGGTTAAATACCAGGTTAAACCTGGATTACATTGTTTCTAATAAAATACATTTTACAACGTTTGTCGCTTATGCACATACCAATACTCAATACGATTATGCATTTGCCAGCAACGGCAGCGGCTTTGATGGCGTGCGTGCCATTGCAGCCACAAAAATGCCTAATATGAGTATTTATGAGTACGATCAATATGGACATTTAACACCAAATTTCTTCTCTCCGGCCAGTAATATACAAGGTCAGTATGTGGTGTCCACTAGTACACCTTCGGCCAGTTATGCCGGTACTTACAACCCTGTTGCTATGGCAACTGCAGCCCTAAATAACCTGATAGGAGACCGTATTACACCACACTTCCAGTTGGTATATAATATATCCGGGGCCTGGACTGCTACAAGTGATGTGGTTTTTGACATCAACAACCAAAGGCAGGCTAAATTTTTACCACAAATTGCAACAGGCCGCCCTTTTACAGAAACTGCTGTTAACCGCGCCTCAAATTCAGATTTCGATACTTATAGCGTATCTACCAAAACAAACATTTTATTTAATCCCGAACTTGGTGAAAAGCACTCGTTCACTGGTTTAATCTCGCTACAATCAGAAGATGACAAGTCCTACACTCAAGGCCAATTAATTTCCAATACTGCATCAAGTACTTCAACAGACGCTTCGGTGCCGGGCAGAACAACTAATACCGACCTTAGCTTAACATCGGGTGTTGCCCAAACACGTACAGTTGCCGCCCTAATTAACGGGCAGTATAAATATCTTGACCGTTATATTATTAACGTTGCTTTACGTGAAGACGGGAACTCGCGTTTTGGCGAATCAGAGCGTTATGGGTTTTTCCCAGCGGTTTCTGCACGCTGGCGCTTATCGGGCGAACCGTTTATGAAAAAATATGACAAATGGTTAGACGAGTTTAGTTTCAGAGGCAGTTATGGGCATTCAGGTAACCCGCCTAATAAAGATTATCTTTTTTATAGCGTATATACCAATACACCAAATAACTATCTGGGGTTATCTGGCTTATACCCCAATAGTATTCAACTTAACAACCTAAGGTGGGAAGACCTTGTAGGTATTGACGCAGGCGTGAATATCATCATGTTCAAGAACCGTTTGAATATCGACTTAGATTTGTATCGTAACCGTACTAATAACCTTTTGACACCAAACTTATCGCTGGCTACTTATACAGGATATAGCTCGGTAGCGCTTAACGTCGGTACACTGGATAACCAGGGATTTGAGTTAAGTATTTTTAGTACCCCATATAAATCAAGGAAACTACAGGTTGATTTTAATTTTAATATATCGCAAAATTTAAATACCCTGCGTTCAATTTCACCTTACTATGCTACATCCAGCGGTGATGTAACTACTAATGGGCATTATTTATCTGTACTGCAGTTAAATAATCCATTAGGATCTTTTTATGGCTACAAGTTTAAAGGCGTTTACACGAATGCCGATGCTACAATTGCCCGTGATGCCAATGGAGGTAAAATTGTAAGTCCGGATGGTACGCCTGTCCAAATGCGGTTTAATTACCCTAAAGTAGATTATAAATTTCAGCCGGGCGACGCGATTTACGAGGATATAAACCATGATGGTAACATTAACTACCAGGATGTAGTATACCTGGGTAATGGTAACCCTAAATTTACTGGTGGTTTTGGCCCAACCGTTACCTGGGGCGGCAGGATTACTTTACAAGCATTTTTTAATTATCGTTTAGGTGGCCAGATCATTAACGGCACCAAAATGCAAACCACAAACGAGTATTCTTACGATAATCAAAGTAGTGCTGTACTGCGCAGATGGCGTACCCCTGGGGATAATACCGATATCCCACGTGCATTGTTTAACTATGGCTACAACTGGCTGGGTTCAGACAGATATGTTGAAAGTGGTACATTTCTTCGCTTTCGCTCAATCACGGCAAGATATAATTTTGACAAAGCATTGGCCAGCCGTATCAAAGCAAAAAATTTGAGTGTATACCTAACGGCAGAAAACTTGCTGACCTTTACACATTACACCGGTCAGGATCCCGAGGTATCAACATCAGGTGTGGGTATATTTTCACAGGTGGTTGATAACTCAACTACACCGCCACTGAAACAAGTAACCTTTGGTTTATCCGCATCATTTTAA